One Branchiostoma floridae strain S238N-H82 chromosome 1, Bfl_VNyyK, whole genome shotgun sequence genomic region harbors:
- the LOC118410462 gene encoding arginine-hydroxylase NDUFAF5, mitochondrial-like isoform X1 — METLCQPRNVIYLMYRLRCRQGWFVKETGGGAGVLNRYFSGQSYRTTQLGTRTNHTSWCVRNKTHEWKTPVSAAVRLMHAVRQGETVMNVFDRKTKRKQKNWTASRPDHEDFDYLRDEVAYRIADRVCDVSRKFPVALDLGCGKGYISKYLNKDIVETLYQCDTSEKMLEHYYFLQATNRPSEVPTLTFQADEEFLPCKDNSLDLVVSCLSLHWVNDLPGCLRQVWSALKPDGCFIGVMFGGDTLFELRCSLQLAETEREGGFAPHVSPFTDVRDLGNLLTRAGYTMLTMDMDDLTVNFPSMYELMADLQGMGESNASWARKAILHRDTMMAAAAVYKDMYGNEDGTVPATFQLLYMIGWKPHKSQPKPAKRGSATASFGDLSSAPPQSGQNKPT, encoded by the exons ATGGAGACGCTGTGTCAGCCCAGGaatgtcatttatttgatgtaCAGGTTGCGTTGTCGCCAAGGATGGTTTGTCAAAGAGACAGGGGGAGGGGCGGGAGTTTTGAACCGGTATTTCTCAGGGCAAAGCTATCGCACAACACAGCTGGGAACCAGGACTAATCACACATCTTGGTGTGTCCGAAATAAAACTCACGAATGGAAGACTCCTGTATCCGCTGCTGTTCGGTTGATGCATGCCGTGAGGCAGGGTGAAACTGTCATGAACGTTTTCGACAGAAAAACCAAACGGAAACAGAAGAACTGGACGGCCAGCCGGCCAGATCACGAAGACTTCGACTATCTAAGGGACGAG GTTGCCTACAGAATTGCTGACAGAGTGTGTGACGTCAGTAG AAAATTTCCTGTTGCTCTTGACCTTGGCTGTGGGAAAGGTTACATCAGCAAGTATCTGAATAAG gataTTGTAGAAACATTATATCAATGTGACACATCGGAAAAAATGCTGGAACAT TATTATTTCCTGCAGGCAACAAACCGACCTTCAGAAGTGCCAACCTTGACCTTCCAGGCAGATGAGGAATTTCTTCCGTGCAAAGACAACAGTCTGGACCTGGTGGTCAGCTGTCTGAG CTTACACTGGGTCAACGACCTGCCTGGCTGTCTGCGACAG GTATGGAGTGCCCTGAAGCCTGACGGGTGCTTCATTGGTGTCATGTTCGGAGGAGACACGCTGTTTGAACTCAGATGTTCACTGCAGCTGGCTGAGACAGAGAGGGAAGGG GGCTTTGCTCCGCATGTCTCCCCGTTCACAGACGTACGGGACCTTGGGAACCTGTTAACCCGGGCAGGATACACCATGCTCACTATG GACATGGATGACTTGACAGTGAACTTCCCGTCCATGTACGAACTCATGGCCGACCTGCAGGGCATGGGAGAGAGCAACGCATCGTGGGCCAGGAAAGCCATCCTCCACAGAGACACCATGATGGCTGCTGCTGCAGTGTATAAAG ACATGTATGGAAATGAAGACGGCACAGTGCCAGCAACTTTCCAGCTGCTATACATGATCGGATGGAAGCCCCACAAGTCTCAG CCCAAACCAGCCAAGAGAGGGTCAGCCACAGCATCCTTCGGGGACCTCAGCAGTGCCCCACCTCAATCAGGACAGAATAAACCGACTTAA
- the LOC118410462 gene encoding arginine-hydroxylase NDUFAF5, mitochondrial-like isoform X2, which yields METLCQPRNVIYLMYRLRCRQGWFVKETGGGAGVLNRYFSGQSYRTTQLGTRTNHTSWCVRNKTHEWKTPVSAAVRLMHAVRQGETVMNVFDRKTKRKQKNWTASRPDHEDFDYLRDEVAYRIADRVCDVSRKFPVALDLGCGKGYISKYLNKDIVETLYQCDTSEKMLEHATNRPSEVPTLTFQADEEFLPCKDNSLDLVVSCLSLHWVNDLPGCLRQVWSALKPDGCFIGVMFGGDTLFELRCSLQLAETEREGGFAPHVSPFTDVRDLGNLLTRAGYTMLTMDMDDLTVNFPSMYELMADLQGMGESNASWARKAILHRDTMMAAAAVYKDMYGNEDGTVPATFQLLYMIGWKPHKSQPKPAKRGSATASFGDLSSAPPQSGQNKPT from the exons ATGGAGACGCTGTGTCAGCCCAGGaatgtcatttatttgatgtaCAGGTTGCGTTGTCGCCAAGGATGGTTTGTCAAAGAGACAGGGGGAGGGGCGGGAGTTTTGAACCGGTATTTCTCAGGGCAAAGCTATCGCACAACACAGCTGGGAACCAGGACTAATCACACATCTTGGTGTGTCCGAAATAAAACTCACGAATGGAAGACTCCTGTATCCGCTGCTGTTCGGTTGATGCATGCCGTGAGGCAGGGTGAAACTGTCATGAACGTTTTCGACAGAAAAACCAAACGGAAACAGAAGAACTGGACGGCCAGCCGGCCAGATCACGAAGACTTCGACTATCTAAGGGACGAG GTTGCCTACAGAATTGCTGACAGAGTGTGTGACGTCAGTAG AAAATTTCCTGTTGCTCTTGACCTTGGCTGTGGGAAAGGTTACATCAGCAAGTATCTGAATAAG gataTTGTAGAAACATTATATCAATGTGACACATCGGAAAAAATGCTGGAACAT GCAACAAACCGACCTTCAGAAGTGCCAACCTTGACCTTCCAGGCAGATGAGGAATTTCTTCCGTGCAAAGACAACAGTCTGGACCTGGTGGTCAGCTGTCTGAG CTTACACTGGGTCAACGACCTGCCTGGCTGTCTGCGACAG GTATGGAGTGCCCTGAAGCCTGACGGGTGCTTCATTGGTGTCATGTTCGGAGGAGACACGCTGTTTGAACTCAGATGTTCACTGCAGCTGGCTGAGACAGAGAGGGAAGGG GGCTTTGCTCCGCATGTCTCCCCGTTCACAGACGTACGGGACCTTGGGAACCTGTTAACCCGGGCAGGATACACCATGCTCACTATG GACATGGATGACTTGACAGTGAACTTCCCGTCCATGTACGAACTCATGGCCGACCTGCAGGGCATGGGAGAGAGCAACGCATCGTGGGCCAGGAAAGCCATCCTCCACAGAGACACCATGATGGCTGCTGCTGCAGTGTATAAAG ACATGTATGGAAATGAAGACGGCACAGTGCCAGCAACTTTCCAGCTGCTATACATGATCGGATGGAAGCCCCACAAGTCTCAG CCCAAACCAGCCAAGAGAGGGTCAGCCACAGCATCCTTCGGGGACCTCAGCAGTGCCCCACCTCAATCAGGACAGAATAAACCGACTTAA